The Methanoplanus sp. FWC-SCC4 genome has a window encoding:
- a CDS encoding tyrosine-type recombinase/integrase, whose translation MIETFLAEKSNELHISTQRKIKIARSLFLWRDYIGEFRDSTYADLSLAIDEMKSRKTEKGTSYKQNTLRDHIGFIKRFYLWLEEEEIVDIPEKKLRRINPPGKDKMTKTVNDILKHREVMAIINACKNSRDRALISVMYEGAFRSGEIGELTWGDVEFRDTGLVVNTKFKTGIARRILLANSTNYLASWKDDYPYEITPEMPVFLTFVNNSPKEKPGERDPERPVHKSLTYAGLRKQIKILVERAEIKHNVTTHTFRHSRITHLVQAGYPESYIKKMCWGTITTDQLATYLHLDDKYMDDTFYHYEGIKPPERKDEVLLEAIQCPRCYAVNGFSTKFCRKCGLALNDKTALEMEEVMSFIQQAITAKARENPEELGRIIQQFSSA comes from the coding sequence TTGATTGAAACTTTCCTCGCAGAAAAATCAAATGAGCTTCATATTTCCACACAGAGAAAGATCAAAATTGCACGGTCTCTTTTTCTCTGGCGGGATTATATTGGGGAATTTAGAGACAGTACATATGCTGACTTAAGCCTTGCCATAGATGAGATGAAATCAAGGAAGACAGAAAAAGGCACTTCATACAAGCAGAACACACTTCGTGATCATATTGGTTTCATAAAAAGATTTTATCTCTGGTTGGAGGAAGAGGAGATTGTTGACATCCCTGAGAAAAAATTAAGAAGAATAAATCCTCCGGGAAAGGACAAGATGACAAAAACCGTTAATGATATTTTAAAACATCGGGAGGTTATGGCCATTATAAATGCCTGCAAAAACAGCAGGGATCGTGCATTGATCTCAGTGATGTACGAAGGAGCATTCCGGAGTGGAGAGATTGGAGAATTAACCTGGGGTGATGTCGAGTTCAGGGATACCGGACTTGTGGTAAATACTAAATTCAAGACTGGAATTGCAAGGCGTATTCTCCTTGCAAACAGTACTAACTATCTTGCGAGCTGGAAGGATGACTATCCGTATGAGATAACCCCTGAAATGCCGGTTTTTCTAACTTTTGTCAACAATAGTCCAAAAGAAAAACCCGGAGAAAGGGATCCTGAAAGACCTGTACATAAATCGTTAACATATGCAGGTCTGCGCAAGCAAATTAAAATTCTTGTAGAAAGAGCTGAAATAAAACATAATGTTACAACTCACACGTTTCGGCATTCAAGAATTACGCACCTTGTTCAGGCCGGTTATCCTGAGAGTTACATAAAGAAGATGTGCTGGGGTACGATTACAACAGACCAGCTTGCAACATATCTTCACCTTGATGACAAGTATATGGATGATACATTCTATCATTATGAAGGTATTAAGCCGCCGGAGAGGAAAGATGAGGTTTTACTTGAAGCGATCCAATGTCCCAGGTGTTATGCTGTAAATGGATTTAGCACAAAATTCTGCAGAAAATGCGGTCTGGCATTGAATGATAAAACTGCACTTGAAATGGAGGAGGTCATGTCATTTATCCAGCAGGCAATAACAGCAAAGGCCAGAGAGAATCCAGAAGAACTTGGAAGGATTATTCAGCAGTTCTCCTCAGCCTAA
- a CDS encoding flavodoxin family protein — MKILVIMGSHRKGNTYNAVKQIEEHFKSIENAEFQYLMLADVNLSHCLGCYTCFLKGEEYCPIKDDATSIEQQMHDADGVIFASPVYGMNVSGLFKMFVDRFSYIFHRPCFFDKKALLITTAGGIGQKEVLKYMDLVASVWGFDVVNQIGLMTPAGIHIPKSLVLENEKKLKEAADKFQLALQRKEHKSPSLYDVLYFRGARGSFEELGGISPRDYEYWKGNGWFDKRTKYFVDVPINPIYNILGSVMEIYVRHQIRKLIADGEFQY, encoded by the coding sequence ATGAAAATTCTTGTTATTATGGGTAGTCACAGAAAAGGTAATACCTACAATGCGGTGAAACAGATTGAAGAGCATTTTAAATCCATTGAAAATGCGGAGTTTCAGTATCTTATGCTTGCGGATGTCAATCTTTCCCATTGTCTGGGTTGTTACACCTGCTTTTTAAAAGGTGAGGAATACTGCCCGATAAAAGATGATGCCACTTCAATAGAGCAGCAGATGCATGACGCTGACGGGGTTATTTTTGCTTCCCCTGTTTATGGCATGAATGTCTCCGGATTGTTCAAAATGTTCGTTGACCGTTTCTCATATATATTTCATCGCCCCTGTTTCTTTGATAAAAAAGCTCTTCTTATTACAACTGCCGGTGGAATTGGACAAAAGGAAGTTCTCAAATATATGGATCTCGTTGCCAGTGTTTGGGGATTTGATGTGGTTAATCAGATTGGCCTTATGACTCCCGCCGGCATTCATATTCCAAAATCACTGGTTCTGGAAAACGAGAAGAAACTAAAGGAGGCGGCTGATAAATTTCAACTTGCTCTGCAAAGAAAGGAACATAAATCACCCTCCTTATATGACGTACTCTATTTTCGTGGCGCACGTGGTTCATTTGAGGAGTTGGGCGGGATATCCCCGAGAGATTATGAATACTGGAAGGGAAATGGCTGGTTTGATAAAAGAACGAAATATTTTGTTGATGTCCCGATAAATCCGATATACAATATTTTAGGGTCTGTAATGGAGATTTATGTGCGTCATCAGATACGTAAACTCATTGCAGATGGTGAGTTCCAATATTGA